One stretch of Candidatus Zixiibacteriota bacterium DNA includes these proteins:
- a CDS encoding roadblock/LC7 domain-containing protein, translated as MNDDNLIIYEEEIEKIDSILARMLKGAEAKCALLVDKDGHLITRQGFTHSLDTTALAALLAGSFASTKEIARLVGESEFSVLFHQGKKDHIHMSLVGDRSIMAVIFDDRTTIGMVRLYAKETSIELGKIFSSLKSRAHVGTGLTDEFTKSANNKLDDIFQD; from the coding sequence GTGAATGATGACAACCTGATAATATATGAAGAAGAGATTGAGAAAATCGATTCTATTCTTGCCCGCATGCTCAAGGGCGCCGAAGCCAAATGCGCTCTTCTGGTGGACAAGGATGGACATCTGATTACCCGACAGGGATTCACCCATTCTCTTGACACGACCGCCCTGGCCGCTCTCCTGGCCGGCTCTTTTGCTTCGACCAAGGAGATTGCCCGGCTGGTGGGAGAGTCAGAATTCTCCGTCCTGTTTCACCAGGGAAAGAAAGACCATATTCATATGTCTCTGGTGGGCGACCGCTCCATTATGGCTGTCATTTTTGATGACCGAACCACAATTGGAATGGTCCGTCTTTACGCCAAGGAAACGTCAATCGAGCTGGGGAAAATATTCTCATCGCTGAAATCGCGAGCGCATGTCGGAACCGGGCTGACCGATGAATTTACGAAATCGGCGAATAACAAACTGGACGATATTTTTCAAGATTGA